From one Musa acuminata AAA Group cultivar baxijiao chromosome BXJ2-6, Cavendish_Baxijiao_AAA, whole genome shotgun sequence genomic stretch:
- the LOC135613424 gene encoding uncharacterized protein LOC135613424: MFKKGNKVEVWNRREVPSGSWWSAEIISGDGHHYSVRYDGYPTDSSVAVDRLPRKAIRPCPPPVGSLKDVMSGDVVEIFDNNSWKLAQVLLVIDEKYCFVRLLGSSGEFAAHKSQIRTPLSWQGDKWVTIDKDSGKQNGGMPSSHWRGGKSGYHIVQSCVEIDNSAQKTCFPIENHDFSKKTEWRFCRGTKKRAVDISFPAELCNYGRRKMRAIKKDGRNQGITSEHTIHFMEKLDDVASSEKVLDGKYVHSSFNNRTSSKVDPGRGIPSSDKQNHLVRISGPSDAESTSSSVGSCSVSSSPCRSSEQYVIYPSGELYGHSDHAETYCGLENESSLPRKDLQEEIHQLELNAYRSTLIALYASGPISWEREAFMTNLRLMLNISNDEHLMEIRNLIRSEIATTIA, translated from the exons ATGTTTAAGAAGGGCAATAAGGTGGAGGTTTGGAACAGGAGGGAGGTGCCATCGGGCTCCTGGTGGAGTGCCGAGATCATCTCCGGGGATGGGCATCACTATTCTGTGAGATATGATGGGTACCCAACGGATAGCAGTGTGGCGGTGGACAGATTGCCAAGAAAGGCCATCAGACCTTGCCCTCCGCCGGTGGGGAGTCTGAAGGATGTTATGTCCGGTGATGTCGTTGAGATATTCGACAACAACTCATGGAAACTCGCACAAGTTCTGTTGGTCATTGATGAAAAATACTGCTTTGTGAGGCTTCTTGGTTCCTCCGGGGAGTTCGCAGCCCACAAATCTCAGATAAGGACACCGCTGTCTTGGCAAGGTGACAAGTGGGTGACGATTGATAAG GATTCTGGGAAACAAAACGGTGGAATGCCAAGCAGTCACTGGAGAGGAGGGAAGTCTGGATACCATATAGTTCAGTCATGTGTGGAGATTGATAATTCTGCTCAAAAGACCTGTTTTCctattgaaaatcatgatttttctaagAAAACTGAATGGAGGTTTTGTAGAGGCACGAAGAAAAGGGCAGTTGATATTTCTTTTCCCGCTGAGCTGTGCAATTATGGTAGAAGAAAGATGAGGGCAATTAAGAAGGATGGGAGGAATCAAGGAATAACTTCTGAGCATACAATACATTTTATGGAAAAGTTAGACGATGTTGCTTCCTCTGAAAAAGTGCTAGATGGAAAATATGTGCATTCTTCCTTTAACAACAGAACCAGTTCTAAAGTGGATCCAGGAAGGGGAATACCAAGTTCAGATAAGCAAAATCATCTTGTCAGGATTTCAGGACCCAGTGATGCAGAAAGTACTTCATCCTCTGTTGGTAGTTGTAGTGTCAGTAGCAGTCCATGTAGGTCATCAGAGCAGTATGTAATCTATCCTTCCGGAGAACTGTATGGCCATTCTGATCATGCTGAAACTTATTGTGGTTTGGAAAACGAGTCATCTCTTCCTAGAAAGGACTTGCAAGAAGAAATTCATCAGCTAGAGTTGAATGCATATCGGTCCACTTTGATAGCATTATATGCTTCTGGTCCAATAAGTTGGGAACGGGAAGCATTTATGACAAACCTTCGTCTAATGTTAAACATATCTAATGATGAACACTTAATGGAGATTAGGAACTTGATACGTTCCGAAATAGCCACCACAATCGCATAG
- the LOC103988236 gene encoding cytochrome P450 734A6 isoform X1: MGWSWKWWLCLGVIGASVFIALEAALEFLWWRPKRLEKHFARQGIRGPPYRFFIGSVKEMVGMMLEASSEPMTPQTSHNILPRVLPFYHYWKKIYGSTFLLWFGPTARLTVADPDLIREIFLSRPDVFERYESHPLVRQLEGEGLVSLRGEKWAHHRKVLTPTFHMENLKLLMPFIAKTVLRMVENLAASGEEVEIDVSEWFQTVTEDAITRTAFGSRCYEEGKAIFHLQTQQMVFAAEAFRKVFIPGYRYRIRPSPCIDRTRICHYPRLIIFWKQIHRFLPTKRNTNSWRLEKEIRRSLIRLIGRRKERADEEKPDGGNPKDLLDVMINAGTMAAPRTSTITVRDIVEECKTFFFAGKQTTSNLLTWATVLLAMHPEWQGRARDEVLRVCGAGDVPSRDHLLKLKTMGMILNETLRLYPPAVATIRQAKADAELGGRSIPRGTELLIPIIAVHHDPCLWGPDVAQFNPARFADGASRAARHPAAFLPFGLGARTCIGQNLALLEAKLTLAVILQRFAFRVAPSYVHAPTALMLLHPQQGAPIVFRSLARPSDPWTLTAAQNDGCS, from the exons ATGGGGTGGTCATGGAAGTGGTGGTTGTGCCTGGGTGTGATAGGAGCGTCCGTGTTCATCGCGCTGGAAGCTGCGTTGGAGTTCTTGTGGTGGAGGCCGAAGAGGCTGGAGAAGCACTTCGCAAGGCAAGGCATAAGAGGACCCCCATACCGCTTCTTCATTGGCAGCGTCAAGGAGATGGTTGGCATGATGCTGGAAGCCTCCTCCGAGCCAATGACGCCTCAAACCTCTCACAACATCCTCCCCAGAGTCCTTCCCTTCTATCACTACTGGAAGAAGATCTATG GCTCCACGTTTCTGCTATGGTTCGGGCCTACGGCGCGCCTCACCGTGGCCGACCCCGACCTCATCAGAGAGATCTTCCTGTCGCGGCCGGACGTCTTCGAGCGGTACGAGTCCCACCCGCTGGTTCGGCAGCTCGAGGGCGAGGGGCTGGTGAGCctcagaggggagaaatgggctcATCACAGGAAGGTCCTCACCCCGACCTTCCACATGGAGAACCTCAAA ttgctgatgcctttcaTCGCGAAGACGGTGCTGCGCATGGTGGAGAATCTGGCGGCCTCCGGCGAGGAGGTGGAGATAGATGTGTCCGAGTGGTTCCAGACCGTGACCGAGGACGCCATCACCCGGACGGCGTTCGGCAGCAGGTGCTACGAGGAGGGCAAGGCTATCTTTCATTTGCAGACACAGCAGATGGTGTTCGCGGCCGAGGCGTTCCGCAAGGTCTTCATCCCTGGCTACAGGTATCGTATCCGACCATCGCCATGCATCGATCGAACACGCATATGCCATTATCCACGACTAATAATTTTCTGGAAACAAATTCATAGATTCTTGCCGACGAAAAGGAATACCAACTCGTGGAGGCTGGAGAAGGAGATCAGAAGAAGTTTGATCAGGCTGATCGGCCGGCGAAAGGAGCGGGCTGACGAGGAGAAGCCCGACGGCGGCAATCCGAAGGATCTGTTGGACGTCATGATCAATGCGGGCACCATGGCTGCCCCGCGAACGTCGACGATCACCGTACGGGACATCGTGGAGGAGTGCAAGACGTTCTTCTTCGCGGGGAAGCAGACCACCTCCAACCTGCTGACGTGGGCGACGGTGCTCCTGGCCATGCACCCCGAGTGGCAGGGGCGCGCGAGGGACGAGGTCCTCCGCGTGTGCGGCGCAGGTGACGTCCCCTCCCGCGACCACCTCCTCAAGCTCAAGACG ATGGGAATGATACTGAACGAGACGCTTCGGCTGTACCCGCCGGCGGTGGCCACGATACGGCAGGCGAAGGCGGACGCGGAGCTGGGCGGCCGCAGCATCCCCCGCGGCACCGAGCTGCTGATCCCCATCATCGCCGTCCACCACGACCCCTGTCTGTGGGGCCCGGACGTGGCCCAGTTCAACCCCGCGCGGTTCGCGGACGGGGCGAGCCGGGCGGCGCGGCACCCGGCGGCTTTTCTCCCCTTCGGCCTGGGCGCCCGGACGTGCATCGGCCAGAACCTTGCCCTCCTCGAGGCCAAGCTCACTCTAGCCGTCATCCTCCAGCGCTTCGCCTTCCGCGTCGCCCCCTCGTACGTCCACGCGCCTACGGCCCTGATGCTCCTCCACCCGCAGCAAGGCGCGCCCATCGTCTTCCGGTCTTTAGCTCGACCATCCGATCCTTGGACGTTGACGGCAGCCCAAAACGACGGCTGCTCGTGA
- the LOC103988236 gene encoding cytochrome P450 734A6 isoform X2 gives MGWSWKWWLCLGVIGASVFIALEAALEFLWWRPKRLEKHFARQGIRGPPYRFFIGSVKEMVGMMLEASSEPMTPQTSHNILPRVLPFYHYWKKIYGSTFLLWFGPTARLTVADPDLIREIFLSRPDVFERYESHPLVRQLEGEGLVSLRGEKWAHHRKVLTPTFHMENLKLLMPFIAKTVLRMVENLAASGEEVEIDVSEWFQTVTEDAITRTAFGSRCYEEGKAIFHLQTQQMVFAAEAFRKVFIPGYRFLPTKRNTNSWRLEKEIRRSLIRLIGRRKERADEEKPDGGNPKDLLDVMINAGTMAAPRTSTITVRDIVEECKTFFFAGKQTTSNLLTWATVLLAMHPEWQGRARDEVLRVCGAGDVPSRDHLLKLKTMGMILNETLRLYPPAVATIRQAKADAELGGRSIPRGTELLIPIIAVHHDPCLWGPDVAQFNPARFADGASRAARHPAAFLPFGLGARTCIGQNLALLEAKLTLAVILQRFAFRVAPSYVHAPTALMLLHPQQGAPIVFRSLARPSDPWTLTAAQNDGCS, from the exons ATGGGGTGGTCATGGAAGTGGTGGTTGTGCCTGGGTGTGATAGGAGCGTCCGTGTTCATCGCGCTGGAAGCTGCGTTGGAGTTCTTGTGGTGGAGGCCGAAGAGGCTGGAGAAGCACTTCGCAAGGCAAGGCATAAGAGGACCCCCATACCGCTTCTTCATTGGCAGCGTCAAGGAGATGGTTGGCATGATGCTGGAAGCCTCCTCCGAGCCAATGACGCCTCAAACCTCTCACAACATCCTCCCCAGAGTCCTTCCCTTCTATCACTACTGGAAGAAGATCTATG GCTCCACGTTTCTGCTATGGTTCGGGCCTACGGCGCGCCTCACCGTGGCCGACCCCGACCTCATCAGAGAGATCTTCCTGTCGCGGCCGGACGTCTTCGAGCGGTACGAGTCCCACCCGCTGGTTCGGCAGCTCGAGGGCGAGGGGCTGGTGAGCctcagaggggagaaatgggctcATCACAGGAAGGTCCTCACCCCGACCTTCCACATGGAGAACCTCAAA ttgctgatgcctttcaTCGCGAAGACGGTGCTGCGCATGGTGGAGAATCTGGCGGCCTCCGGCGAGGAGGTGGAGATAGATGTGTCCGAGTGGTTCCAGACCGTGACCGAGGACGCCATCACCCGGACGGCGTTCGGCAGCAGGTGCTACGAGGAGGGCAAGGCTATCTTTCATTTGCAGACACAGCAGATGGTGTTCGCGGCCGAGGCGTTCCGCAAGGTCTTCATCCCTGGCTACAG ATTCTTGCCGACGAAAAGGAATACCAACTCGTGGAGGCTGGAGAAGGAGATCAGAAGAAGTTTGATCAGGCTGATCGGCCGGCGAAAGGAGCGGGCTGACGAGGAGAAGCCCGACGGCGGCAATCCGAAGGATCTGTTGGACGTCATGATCAATGCGGGCACCATGGCTGCCCCGCGAACGTCGACGATCACCGTACGGGACATCGTGGAGGAGTGCAAGACGTTCTTCTTCGCGGGGAAGCAGACCACCTCCAACCTGCTGACGTGGGCGACGGTGCTCCTGGCCATGCACCCCGAGTGGCAGGGGCGCGCGAGGGACGAGGTCCTCCGCGTGTGCGGCGCAGGTGACGTCCCCTCCCGCGACCACCTCCTCAAGCTCAAGACG ATGGGAATGATACTGAACGAGACGCTTCGGCTGTACCCGCCGGCGGTGGCCACGATACGGCAGGCGAAGGCGGACGCGGAGCTGGGCGGCCGCAGCATCCCCCGCGGCACCGAGCTGCTGATCCCCATCATCGCCGTCCACCACGACCCCTGTCTGTGGGGCCCGGACGTGGCCCAGTTCAACCCCGCGCGGTTCGCGGACGGGGCGAGCCGGGCGGCGCGGCACCCGGCGGCTTTTCTCCCCTTCGGCCTGGGCGCCCGGACGTGCATCGGCCAGAACCTTGCCCTCCTCGAGGCCAAGCTCACTCTAGCCGTCATCCTCCAGCGCTTCGCCTTCCGCGTCGCCCCCTCGTACGTCCACGCGCCTACGGCCCTGATGCTCCTCCACCCGCAGCAAGGCGCGCCCATCGTCTTCCGGTCTTTAGCTCGACCATCCGATCCTTGGACGTTGACGGCAGCCCAAAACGACGGCTGCTCGTGA